A window of the Pongo abelii isolate AG06213 chromosome 10, NHGRI_mPonAbe1-v2.0_pri, whole genome shotgun sequence genome harbors these coding sequences:
- the CHFR gene encoding E3 ubiquitin-protein ligase CHFR isoform X7: protein MERPEEGKQSPPPQPWGRLLRLGAEEGEPYVLLRKREWTIGRRRGCDLSFPSNKLVSGDHCRIAVDEKSGQVTLEDTSTSGTVINKLKVVKKQTCPLQTGDVIYLVYRKNEPEHNVAYLYESLNEKQGMTQEFFEANKENVFHGTKDTSGAGAGRGANPRVPPSSPATQVCFEEPQPSTSTSDLFPTALASSTEPPPAGRERSSSCGSGGGGISPKGSGPSVASDEVSSFATALPDRKTASFSSLEPQDQEDLEPMKKKMRGDGDLDLNGQLLVAQPRRNAQTVHEDVRAAAGKPDKMEETLTCIICQDLLHDCVSLQPCMHTFCAACYSGWMERSSLCPTCRCPVERICKNHILNNLVEAYLIQHPDKSRSEEDVQSMDARNKITQDMLQPKVRRSFSDEEGSSEDLLELSDVDSESSDISQPYVVCRQCPEYRRQAAQPPPCPAPEGEPGVPQALVDAPSTSVSLTTAVQDYVCPLQGSHALCTCCFQPMPDRRAEREQNPRVAPQQCAVCLQPFCHLYWGCTRTGCFGCLAPFCELNLGDKCLDGVLNNNSYESDILKNYLATRGLTWKNMLTESLVALQRGVFLLSDYRVTGDTILCYCCGLRSFRELTYQYRQNIPASELPVAVTSRPDCYWGRNCRTQVKAHHAMKFNHICEQTRFKN from the exons GTTGCGACCTTTCGTTCCCCAGCAATAAACTGGTCTCTGGAGATCACTGTAGAATTGCAGTGGATGAAAAATCAGGTCAGGTGACACTGGAAGATACCAG caCCAGTGGAACAGTGATTAACAAGCTGAAGGTTGTTAAGAAGCAGACGTGCCCTTTACAGACTGGGGATGTCATCTACTTGGTGTACAGGAAGAATGAACCGGAACACA acGTGGCATACCTCTATGAATCTTTAAATGAAAAGCAAGGCATGACACAAGAATTCTTTG AAGCTAACAAGGAAAATGTGTTCCATGGGACCAAAGATACCTCAGGTGCAGGTGCAGGGCGAGGGGCCAATCCCCGGGTCCCTCCGTCGTCGCCCGCCACTCAGGTGTGCTTTGAGGAACCACAGCCATCAACGTCGACGTCAGACCTCTTCCCCACAGCCTTGGCCTCTTCCACGGAGCCTCCTCCTGCAGGGCGAGAGCGTTCCTCCAGTTGTG GGTCTGGGGGTGGTGGCATCTCCCCTAAAGGAAGCGGTCCCTCTGTGGCAAGTGATGAAGTCTCCAGCTTTGCCACAGCTCTCCCAGACAGAAAGACTGCGTCCTTTTCGTCGTTGGAACCCCAGGATCAGGAGGATTTGGAGCccatgaagaagaaaatgagaggag ATGGGGACCTTGACCTGAACGGGCAGTTGTTGGTCGCACAACCGCGTAGAAATGCCCAAACCGTCCACGAGGACGTCAGAGCGGCGGCTGGGAAGCCAGACAAGATGGAGGAGACGCTGACATGCATCATCTGCCAGGACCTGCTGCATGACTGCGTGAG TTTGCAGCCCTGCATGCACACGTTCTGCGCGGCTTGCTACTCGGGCTGGATGGAGCGCTCGTCCCTGTGTCCTACCTGCCGCTGTCCCGTGGAGCGGATCTGTAAAAACCACATCCTCAACAACCTTGTGGAAGCATACCTCATCCAGCACCCAG ACAAGAGTCGCAGTGAAGAAGATGTGCAAAGTATGGATGCCAGGAATAAAATCACTCAAGACATGCTGCAGCCCAAAGTCAGGCGGTCTTTTTCTGATGAAGAAGGGAGTTCAGAGGACCTGCTGGAGCTGTCAGACGTTGACAGTGAGTCCTCAGACATTAG CCAGCCATACGTTGTGTGCCGGCAGTGTCCTGAGTACAGAAGGCAGGCGGCGCAGCCTCCCCCCTGCCCAGCACCGGAGGGCGAGCCAGGAGTCCCACAGGCCCTAGTGGATGCACCCTCCACGTCCGTCAGCCTGACGACAG CAGTCCAGGATTACGTGTGCCCTCTGCAAGGAAGCCACGCCCTGTGCACCTGCTGCTTCCAGCCCATGCCTGACCGGAGAGCGGAGCGCGAGCAGAACCCGCGTGTCGCCCCTCAGCAGT GTGCGGTCTGCCTGCAGCCTTTCTGCCACTTGTACTGGGGCTGCACCCGGACCGGCTGCTTCGGCTGCCTGGCCCCGTTCTGTG AgctcaacctgggtgacaagtgtCTGGACGGCGTGCTGAACAACAACAGCTACGAGTCAGACATCCTGAAG AATTACCTGGCAACCAGAGGTTTGACATGGAAAAACATGTTGACCGAGAGTCTCGTGGCTCTCCAGCGGGGAGTGTTTCTGCTGTCTG ATTACAGAGTCACGGGAGACACCATTCTGTGTTACTGCTGTGGCCTGCGCAGCTTCCGCGAGCTGACCTATCAGTATCGGCAGAACATTCCTGCTTCCGAGTTGCCAG TGGCCGTAACATCCCGTCCTGACTGCTACTGGGGCCGTAACTGCCGCACTCAGGTGAAAGCTCACCATGCCAT GAAATTCAATCATATCTGTGAACAGACAAGGTTCAAAAACTAA
- the CHFR gene encoding E3 ubiquitin-protein ligase CHFR isoform X14, whose translation MERPEEGKQSPPPQPWGRLLRLGAEEGEPYVLLRKREWTIGRRRGCDLSFPSNKLVSGDHCRIAVDEKSGQVTLEDTSTSGTVINKLKVVKKQTCPLQTGDVIYLVYRKNEPEHNVAYLYESLNEKQGMTQEFFGSGGGGISPKGSGPSVASDEVSSFATALPDRKTASFSSLEPQDQEDLEPMKKKMRGDGDLDLNGQLLVAQPRRNAQTVHEDVRAAAGKPDKMEETLTCIICQDLLHDCVSLQPCMHTFCAACYSGWMERSSLCPTCRCPVERICKNHILNNLVEAYLIQHPDKSRSEEDVQSMDARNKITQDMLQPKVRRSFSDEEGSSEDLLELSDVDSESSDISQPYVVCRQCPEYRRQAAQPPPCPAPEGEPGVPQALVDAPSTSVSLTTVQDYVCPLQGSHALCTCCFQPMPDRRAEREQNPRVAPQQCAVCLQPFCHLYWGCTRTGCFGCLAPFCELNLGDKCLDGVLNNNSYESDILKNYLATRGLTWKNMLTESLVALQRGVFLLSDYRVTGDTILCYCCGLRSFRELTYQYRQNIPASELPVAVTSRPDCYWGRNCRTQVKAHHAMKFNHICEQTRFKN comes from the exons GTTGCGACCTTTCGTTCCCCAGCAATAAACTGGTCTCTGGAGATCACTGTAGAATTGCAGTGGATGAAAAATCAGGTCAGGTGACACTGGAAGATACCAG caCCAGTGGAACAGTGATTAACAAGCTGAAGGTTGTTAAGAAGCAGACGTGCCCTTTACAGACTGGGGATGTCATCTACTTGGTGTACAGGAAGAATGAACCGGAACACA acGTGGCATACCTCTATGAATCTTTAAATGAAAAGCAAGGCATGACACAAGAATTCTTTG GGTCTGGGGGTGGTGGCATCTCCCCTAAAGGAAGCGGTCCCTCTGTGGCAAGTGATGAAGTCTCCAGCTTTGCCACAGCTCTCCCAGACAGAAAGACTGCGTCCTTTTCGTCGTTGGAACCCCAGGATCAGGAGGATTTGGAGCccatgaagaagaaaatgagaggag ATGGGGACCTTGACCTGAACGGGCAGTTGTTGGTCGCACAACCGCGTAGAAATGCCCAAACCGTCCACGAGGACGTCAGAGCGGCGGCTGGGAAGCCAGACAAGATGGAGGAGACGCTGACATGCATCATCTGCCAGGACCTGCTGCATGACTGCGTGAG TTTGCAGCCCTGCATGCACACGTTCTGCGCGGCTTGCTACTCGGGCTGGATGGAGCGCTCGTCCCTGTGTCCTACCTGCCGCTGTCCCGTGGAGCGGATCTGTAAAAACCACATCCTCAACAACCTTGTGGAAGCATACCTCATCCAGCACCCAG ACAAGAGTCGCAGTGAAGAAGATGTGCAAAGTATGGATGCCAGGAATAAAATCACTCAAGACATGCTGCAGCCCAAAGTCAGGCGGTCTTTTTCTGATGAAGAAGGGAGTTCAGAGGACCTGCTGGAGCTGTCAGACGTTGACAGTGAGTCCTCAGACATTAG CCAGCCATACGTTGTGTGCCGGCAGTGTCCTGAGTACAGAAGGCAGGCGGCGCAGCCTCCCCCCTGCCCAGCACCGGAGGGCGAGCCAGGAGTCCCACAGGCCCTAGTGGATGCACCCTCCACGTCCGTCAGCCTGACGACAG TCCAGGATTACGTGTGCCCTCTGCAAGGAAGCCACGCCCTGTGCACCTGCTGCTTCCAGCCCATGCCTGACCGGAGAGCGGAGCGCGAGCAGAACCCGCGTGTCGCCCCTCAGCAGT GTGCGGTCTGCCTGCAGCCTTTCTGCCACTTGTACTGGGGCTGCACCCGGACCGGCTGCTTCGGCTGCCTGGCCCCGTTCTGTG AgctcaacctgggtgacaagtgtCTGGACGGCGTGCTGAACAACAACAGCTACGAGTCAGACATCCTGAAG AATTACCTGGCAACCAGAGGTTTGACATGGAAAAACATGTTGACCGAGAGTCTCGTGGCTCTCCAGCGGGGAGTGTTTCTGCTGTCTG ATTACAGAGTCACGGGAGACACCATTCTGTGTTACTGCTGTGGCCTGCGCAGCTTCCGCGAGCTGACCTATCAGTATCGGCAGAACATTCCTGCTTCCGAGTTGCCAG TGGCCGTAACATCCCGTCCTGACTGCTACTGGGGCCGTAACTGCCGCACTCAGGTGAAAGCTCACCATGCCAT GAAATTCAATCATATCTGTGAACAGACAAGGTTCAAAAACTAA
- the CHFR gene encoding E3 ubiquitin-protein ligase CHFR isoform X16 yields MERPEEGKQSPPPQPWGRLLRLGAEEGEPYVLLRKREWTIGRRRGCDLSFPSNKLVSGDHCRIAVDEKSGQVTLEDTSTSGTVINKLKVVKKQTCPLQTGDVIYLVYRKNEPEHRSGGGGISPKGSGPSVASDEVSSFATALPDRKTASFSSLEPQDQEDLEPMKKKMRGDGDLDLNGQLLVAQPRRNAQTVHEDVRAAAGKPDKMEETLTCIICQDLLHDCVSLQPCMHTFCAACYSGWMERSSLCPTCRCPVERICKNHILNNLVEAYLIQHPDKSRSEEDVQSMDARNKITQDMLQPKVRRSFSDEEGSSEDLLELSDVDSESSDISQPYVVCRQCPEYRRQAAQPPPCPAPEGEPGVPQALVDAPSTSVSLTTAVQDYVCPLQGSHALCTCCFQPMPDRRAEREQNPRVAPQQCAVCLQPFCHLYWGCTRTGCFGCLAPFCELNLGDKCLDGVLNNNSYESDILKNYLATRGLTWKNMLTESLVALQRGVFLLSDYRVTGDTILCYCCGLRSFRELTYQYRQNIPASELPVAVTSRPDCYWGRNCRTQVKAHHAMKFNHICEQTRFKN; encoded by the exons GTTGCGACCTTTCGTTCCCCAGCAATAAACTGGTCTCTGGAGATCACTGTAGAATTGCAGTGGATGAAAAATCAGGTCAGGTGACACTGGAAGATACCAG caCCAGTGGAACAGTGATTAACAAGCTGAAGGTTGTTAAGAAGCAGACGTGCCCTTTACAGACTGGGGATGTCATCTACTTGGTGTACAGGAAGAATGAACCGGAACACA GGTCTGGGGGTGGTGGCATCTCCCCTAAAGGAAGCGGTCCCTCTGTGGCAAGTGATGAAGTCTCCAGCTTTGCCACAGCTCTCCCAGACAGAAAGACTGCGTCCTTTTCGTCGTTGGAACCCCAGGATCAGGAGGATTTGGAGCccatgaagaagaaaatgagaggag ATGGGGACCTTGACCTGAACGGGCAGTTGTTGGTCGCACAACCGCGTAGAAATGCCCAAACCGTCCACGAGGACGTCAGAGCGGCGGCTGGGAAGCCAGACAAGATGGAGGAGACGCTGACATGCATCATCTGCCAGGACCTGCTGCATGACTGCGTGAG TTTGCAGCCCTGCATGCACACGTTCTGCGCGGCTTGCTACTCGGGCTGGATGGAGCGCTCGTCCCTGTGTCCTACCTGCCGCTGTCCCGTGGAGCGGATCTGTAAAAACCACATCCTCAACAACCTTGTGGAAGCATACCTCATCCAGCACCCAG ACAAGAGTCGCAGTGAAGAAGATGTGCAAAGTATGGATGCCAGGAATAAAATCACTCAAGACATGCTGCAGCCCAAAGTCAGGCGGTCTTTTTCTGATGAAGAAGGGAGTTCAGAGGACCTGCTGGAGCTGTCAGACGTTGACAGTGAGTCCTCAGACATTAG CCAGCCATACGTTGTGTGCCGGCAGTGTCCTGAGTACAGAAGGCAGGCGGCGCAGCCTCCCCCCTGCCCAGCACCGGAGGGCGAGCCAGGAGTCCCACAGGCCCTAGTGGATGCACCCTCCACGTCCGTCAGCCTGACGACAG CAGTCCAGGATTACGTGTGCCCTCTGCAAGGAAGCCACGCCCTGTGCACCTGCTGCTTCCAGCCCATGCCTGACCGGAGAGCGGAGCGCGAGCAGAACCCGCGTGTCGCCCCTCAGCAGT GTGCGGTCTGCCTGCAGCCTTTCTGCCACTTGTACTGGGGCTGCACCCGGACCGGCTGCTTCGGCTGCCTGGCCCCGTTCTGTG AgctcaacctgggtgacaagtgtCTGGACGGCGTGCTGAACAACAACAGCTACGAGTCAGACATCCTGAAG AATTACCTGGCAACCAGAGGTTTGACATGGAAAAACATGTTGACCGAGAGTCTCGTGGCTCTCCAGCGGGGAGTGTTTCTGCTGTCTG ATTACAGAGTCACGGGAGACACCATTCTGTGTTACTGCTGTGGCCTGCGCAGCTTCCGCGAGCTGACCTATCAGTATCGGCAGAACATTCCTGCTTCCGAGTTGCCAG TGGCCGTAACATCCCGTCCTGACTGCTACTGGGGCCGTAACTGCCGCACTCAGGTGAAAGCTCACCATGCCAT GAAATTCAATCATATCTGTGAACAGACAAGGTTCAAAAACTAA
- the CHFR gene encoding E3 ubiquitin-protein ligase CHFR isoform X12 has product MSSQSQNGSQGETDGDGLGSTGEELELWGIKPRTRGLEAIDGSAFGDLIRNIKDVAYLYESLNEKQGMTQEFFEANKENVFHGTKDTSGAGAGRGANPRVPPSSPATQVCFEEPQPSTSTSDLFPTALASSTEPPPAGRERSSSCGSGGGGISPKGSGPSVASDEVSSFATALPDRKTASFSSLEPQDQEDLEPMKKKMRGDGDLDLNGQLLVAQPRRNAQTVHEDVRAAAGKPDKMEETLTCIICQDLLHDCVSLQPCMHTFCAACYSGWMERSSLCPTCRCPVERICKNHILNNLVEAYLIQHPDKSRSEEDVQSMDARNKITQDMLQPKVRRSFSDEEGSSEDLLELSDVDSESSDISQPYVVCRQCPEYRRQAAQPPPCPAPEGEPGVPQALVDAPSTSVSLTTAVQDYVCPLQGSHALCTCCFQPMPDRRAEREQNPRVAPQQCAVCLQPFCHLYWGCTRTGCFGCLAPFCELNLGDKCLDGVLNNNSYESDILKNYLATRGLTWKNMLTESLVALQRGVFLLSDYRVTGDTILCYCCGLRSFRELTYQYRQNIPASELPVAVTSRPDCYWGRNCRTQVKAHHAMKFNHICEQTRFKN; this is encoded by the exons ATGAGCAGCCAATCCCAAAATGGCAGCCAAGGAGAAACTGATGGGGATGGTTTGGGTTCTACAGGAGAAGAACTTGAGTTATGGGGAATAAAACCTAGGACCAGGGGTCTAGAGGCCATTGATGGTTCTGCTTTTGGAGACCTTATAAGAAACATCAAAG acGTGGCATACCTCTATGAATCTTTAAATGAAAAGCAAGGCATGACACAAGAATTCTTTG AAGCTAACAAGGAAAATGTGTTCCATGGGACCAAAGATACCTCAGGTGCAGGTGCAGGGCGAGGGGCCAATCCCCGGGTCCCTCCGTCGTCGCCCGCCACTCAGGTGTGCTTTGAGGAACCACAGCCATCAACGTCGACGTCAGACCTCTTCCCCACAGCCTTGGCCTCTTCCACGGAGCCTCCTCCTGCAGGGCGAGAGCGTTCCTCCAGTTGTG GGTCTGGGGGTGGTGGCATCTCCCCTAAAGGAAGCGGTCCCTCTGTGGCAAGTGATGAAGTCTCCAGCTTTGCCACAGCTCTCCCAGACAGAAAGACTGCGTCCTTTTCGTCGTTGGAACCCCAGGATCAGGAGGATTTGGAGCccatgaagaagaaaatgagaggag ATGGGGACCTTGACCTGAACGGGCAGTTGTTGGTCGCACAACCGCGTAGAAATGCCCAAACCGTCCACGAGGACGTCAGAGCGGCGGCTGGGAAGCCAGACAAGATGGAGGAGACGCTGACATGCATCATCTGCCAGGACCTGCTGCATGACTGCGTGAG TTTGCAGCCCTGCATGCACACGTTCTGCGCGGCTTGCTACTCGGGCTGGATGGAGCGCTCGTCCCTGTGTCCTACCTGCCGCTGTCCCGTGGAGCGGATCTGTAAAAACCACATCCTCAACAACCTTGTGGAAGCATACCTCATCCAGCACCCAG ACAAGAGTCGCAGTGAAGAAGATGTGCAAAGTATGGATGCCAGGAATAAAATCACTCAAGACATGCTGCAGCCCAAAGTCAGGCGGTCTTTTTCTGATGAAGAAGGGAGTTCAGAGGACCTGCTGGAGCTGTCAGACGTTGACAGTGAGTCCTCAGACATTAG CCAGCCATACGTTGTGTGCCGGCAGTGTCCTGAGTACAGAAGGCAGGCGGCGCAGCCTCCCCCCTGCCCAGCACCGGAGGGCGAGCCAGGAGTCCCACAGGCCCTAGTGGATGCACCCTCCACGTCCGTCAGCCTGACGACAG CAGTCCAGGATTACGTGTGCCCTCTGCAAGGAAGCCACGCCCTGTGCACCTGCTGCTTCCAGCCCATGCCTGACCGGAGAGCGGAGCGCGAGCAGAACCCGCGTGTCGCCCCTCAGCAGT GTGCGGTCTGCCTGCAGCCTTTCTGCCACTTGTACTGGGGCTGCACCCGGACCGGCTGCTTCGGCTGCCTGGCCCCGTTCTGTG AgctcaacctgggtgacaagtgtCTGGACGGCGTGCTGAACAACAACAGCTACGAGTCAGACATCCTGAAG AATTACCTGGCAACCAGAGGTTTGACATGGAAAAACATGTTGACCGAGAGTCTCGTGGCTCTCCAGCGGGGAGTGTTTCTGCTGTCTG ATTACAGAGTCACGGGAGACACCATTCTGTGTTACTGCTGTGGCCTGCGCAGCTTCCGCGAGCTGACCTATCAGTATCGGCAGAACATTCCTGCTTCCGAGTTGCCAG TGGCCGTAACATCCCGTCCTGACTGCTACTGGGGCCGTAACTGCCGCACTCAGGTGAAAGCTCACCATGCCAT GAAATTCAATCATATCTGTGAACAGACAAGGTTCAAAAACTAA
- the CHFR gene encoding E3 ubiquitin-protein ligase CHFR isoform X8, whose translation MERPEEGKQSPPPQPWGRLLRLGAEEGEPYVLLRKREWTIGRRRGCDLSFPSNKLVSGDHCRIAVDEKSGQVTLEDTSTSGTVINKLKVVKKQTCPLQTGDVIYLVYRKNEPEHNVAYLYESLNEKQGMTQEFFEANKENVFHGTKDTSGAGAGRGANPRVPPSSPATQVCFEEPQPSTSTSDLFPTALASSTEPPPAGRERSSSCGSGGGGISPKGSGPSVASDEVSSFATALPDRKTASFSSLEPQDQEDLEPMKKKMRGDGDLDLNGQLLVAQPRRNAQTVHEDVRAAAGKPDKMEETLTCIICQDLLHDCVSLQPCMHTFCAACYSGWMERSSLCPTCRCPVERICKNHILNNLVEAYLIQHPDKSRSEEDVQSMDARNKITQDMLQPKVRRSFSDEEGSSEDLLELSDVDSESSDISQPYVVCRQCPEYRRQAAQPPPCPAPEGEPGVPQALVDAPSTSVSLTTVQDYVCPLQGSHALCTCCFQPMPDRRAEREQNPRVAPQQCAVCLQPFCHLYWGCTRTGCFGCLAPFCELNLGDKCLDGVLNNNSYESDILKNYLATRGLTWKNMLTESLVALQRGVFLLSDYRVTGDTILCYCCGLRSFRELTYQYRQNIPASELPVAVTSRPDCYWGRNCRTQVKAHHAMKFNHICEQTRFKN comes from the exons GTTGCGACCTTTCGTTCCCCAGCAATAAACTGGTCTCTGGAGATCACTGTAGAATTGCAGTGGATGAAAAATCAGGTCAGGTGACACTGGAAGATACCAG caCCAGTGGAACAGTGATTAACAAGCTGAAGGTTGTTAAGAAGCAGACGTGCCCTTTACAGACTGGGGATGTCATCTACTTGGTGTACAGGAAGAATGAACCGGAACACA acGTGGCATACCTCTATGAATCTTTAAATGAAAAGCAAGGCATGACACAAGAATTCTTTG AAGCTAACAAGGAAAATGTGTTCCATGGGACCAAAGATACCTCAGGTGCAGGTGCAGGGCGAGGGGCCAATCCCCGGGTCCCTCCGTCGTCGCCCGCCACTCAGGTGTGCTTTGAGGAACCACAGCCATCAACGTCGACGTCAGACCTCTTCCCCACAGCCTTGGCCTCTTCCACGGAGCCTCCTCCTGCAGGGCGAGAGCGTTCCTCCAGTTGTG GGTCTGGGGGTGGTGGCATCTCCCCTAAAGGAAGCGGTCCCTCTGTGGCAAGTGATGAAGTCTCCAGCTTTGCCACAGCTCTCCCAGACAGAAAGACTGCGTCCTTTTCGTCGTTGGAACCCCAGGATCAGGAGGATTTGGAGCccatgaagaagaaaatgagaggag ATGGGGACCTTGACCTGAACGGGCAGTTGTTGGTCGCACAACCGCGTAGAAATGCCCAAACCGTCCACGAGGACGTCAGAGCGGCGGCTGGGAAGCCAGACAAGATGGAGGAGACGCTGACATGCATCATCTGCCAGGACCTGCTGCATGACTGCGTGAG TTTGCAGCCCTGCATGCACACGTTCTGCGCGGCTTGCTACTCGGGCTGGATGGAGCGCTCGTCCCTGTGTCCTACCTGCCGCTGTCCCGTGGAGCGGATCTGTAAAAACCACATCCTCAACAACCTTGTGGAAGCATACCTCATCCAGCACCCAG ACAAGAGTCGCAGTGAAGAAGATGTGCAAAGTATGGATGCCAGGAATAAAATCACTCAAGACATGCTGCAGCCCAAAGTCAGGCGGTCTTTTTCTGATGAAGAAGGGAGTTCAGAGGACCTGCTGGAGCTGTCAGACGTTGACAGTGAGTCCTCAGACATTAG CCAGCCATACGTTGTGTGCCGGCAGTGTCCTGAGTACAGAAGGCAGGCGGCGCAGCCTCCCCCCTGCCCAGCACCGGAGGGCGAGCCAGGAGTCCCACAGGCCCTAGTGGATGCACCCTCCACGTCCGTCAGCCTGACGACAG TCCAGGATTACGTGTGCCCTCTGCAAGGAAGCCACGCCCTGTGCACCTGCTGCTTCCAGCCCATGCCTGACCGGAGAGCGGAGCGCGAGCAGAACCCGCGTGTCGCCCCTCAGCAGT GTGCGGTCTGCCTGCAGCCTTTCTGCCACTTGTACTGGGGCTGCACCCGGACCGGCTGCTTCGGCTGCCTGGCCCCGTTCTGTG AgctcaacctgggtgacaagtgtCTGGACGGCGTGCTGAACAACAACAGCTACGAGTCAGACATCCTGAAG AATTACCTGGCAACCAGAGGTTTGACATGGAAAAACATGTTGACCGAGAGTCTCGTGGCTCTCCAGCGGGGAGTGTTTCTGCTGTCTG ATTACAGAGTCACGGGAGACACCATTCTGTGTTACTGCTGTGGCCTGCGCAGCTTCCGCGAGCTGACCTATCAGTATCGGCAGAACATTCCTGCTTCCGAGTTGCCAG TGGCCGTAACATCCCGTCCTGACTGCTACTGGGGCCGTAACTGCCGCACTCAGGTGAAAGCTCACCATGCCAT GAAATTCAATCATATCTGTGAACAGACAAGGTTCAAAAACTAA
- the CHFR gene encoding E3 ubiquitin-protein ligase CHFR: protein MERPEEGKQSPPPQPWGRLLRLGAEEGEPYVLLRKREWTIGRRRGCDLSFPSNKLVSGDHCRIAVDEKSGQVTLEDTSTSGTVINKLKVVKKQTCPLQTGDVIYLVYRKNEPEHRSGGGGISPKGSGPSVASDEVSSFATALPDRKTASFSSLEPQDQEDLEPMKKKMRGDGDLDLNGQLLVAQPRRNAQTVHEDVRAAAGKPDKMEETLTCIICQDLLHDCVSLQPCMHTFCAACYSGWMERSSLCPTCRCPVERICKNHILNNLVEAYLIQHPDKSRSEEDVQSMDARNKITQDMLQPKVRRSFSDEEGSSEDLLELSDVDSESSDISQPYVVCRQCPEYRRQAAQPPPCPAPEGEPGVPQALVDAPSTSVSLTTVQDYVCPLQGSHALCTCCFQPMPDRRAEREQNPRVAPQQCAVCLQPFCHLYWGCTRTGCFGCLAPFCELNLGDKCLDGVLNNNSYESDILKNYLATRGLTWKNMLTESLVALQRGVFLLSDYRVTGDTILCYCCGLRSFRELTYQYRQNIPASELPVAVTSRPDCYWGRNCRTQVKAHHAMKFNHICEQTRFKN from the exons GTTGCGACCTTTCGTTCCCCAGCAATAAACTGGTCTCTGGAGATCACTGTAGAATTGCAGTGGATGAAAAATCAGGTCAGGTGACACTGGAAGATACCAG caCCAGTGGAACAGTGATTAACAAGCTGAAGGTTGTTAAGAAGCAGACGTGCCCTTTACAGACTGGGGATGTCATCTACTTGGTGTACAGGAAGAATGAACCGGAACACA GGTCTGGGGGTGGTGGCATCTCCCCTAAAGGAAGCGGTCCCTCTGTGGCAAGTGATGAAGTCTCCAGCTTTGCCACAGCTCTCCCAGACAGAAAGACTGCGTCCTTTTCGTCGTTGGAACCCCAGGATCAGGAGGATTTGGAGCccatgaagaagaaaatgagaggag ATGGGGACCTTGACCTGAACGGGCAGTTGTTGGTCGCACAACCGCGTAGAAATGCCCAAACCGTCCACGAGGACGTCAGAGCGGCGGCTGGGAAGCCAGACAAGATGGAGGAGACGCTGACATGCATCATCTGCCAGGACCTGCTGCATGACTGCGTGAG TTTGCAGCCCTGCATGCACACGTTCTGCGCGGCTTGCTACTCGGGCTGGATGGAGCGCTCGTCCCTGTGTCCTACCTGCCGCTGTCCCGTGGAGCGGATCTGTAAAAACCACATCCTCAACAACCTTGTGGAAGCATACCTCATCCAGCACCCAG ACAAGAGTCGCAGTGAAGAAGATGTGCAAAGTATGGATGCCAGGAATAAAATCACTCAAGACATGCTGCAGCCCAAAGTCAGGCGGTCTTTTTCTGATGAAGAAGGGAGTTCAGAGGACCTGCTGGAGCTGTCAGACGTTGACAGTGAGTCCTCAGACATTAG CCAGCCATACGTTGTGTGCCGGCAGTGTCCTGAGTACAGAAGGCAGGCGGCGCAGCCTCCCCCCTGCCCAGCACCGGAGGGCGAGCCAGGAGTCCCACAGGCCCTAGTGGATGCACCCTCCACGTCCGTCAGCCTGACGACAG TCCAGGATTACGTGTGCCCTCTGCAAGGAAGCCACGCCCTGTGCACCTGCTGCTTCCAGCCCATGCCTGACCGGAGAGCGGAGCGCGAGCAGAACCCGCGTGTCGCCCCTCAGCAGT GTGCGGTCTGCCTGCAGCCTTTCTGCCACTTGTACTGGGGCTGCACCCGGACCGGCTGCTTCGGCTGCCTGGCCCCGTTCTGTG AgctcaacctgggtgacaagtgtCTGGACGGCGTGCTGAACAACAACAGCTACGAGTCAGACATCCTGAAG AATTACCTGGCAACCAGAGGTTTGACATGGAAAAACATGTTGACCGAGAGTCTCGTGGCTCTCCAGCGGGGAGTGTTTCTGCTGTCTG ATTACAGAGTCACGGGAGACACCATTCTGTGTTACTGCTGTGGCCTGCGCAGCTTCCGCGAGCTGACCTATCAGTATCGGCAGAACATTCCTGCTTCCGAGTTGCCAG TGGCCGTAACATCCCGTCCTGACTGCTACTGGGGCCGTAACTGCCGCACTCAGGTGAAAGCTCACCATGCCAT GAAATTCAATCATATCTGTGAACAGACAAGGTTCAAAAACTAA